Below is a genomic region from Sorghum bicolor cultivar BTx623 chromosome 9, Sorghum_bicolor_NCBIv3, whole genome shotgun sequence.
aattggtattatttgaaagattttttaatctattttttattaaatttatttaaagaaataaatattatatatattttttataaatcaaGTTAAATTTATGGTATGTACATCAACGGCGATAGTTATTTAAGGATAGAGAGATTAGTTCTAAGTGTATGGTCGAAGTTAGATCATGCAGCGTTTCAGGTGACTTTGCACTCCTGCCAAAAACTCTTCCTTTCGAGATAAGAGTATTCTAAAAGAAATGGGACCCTGTGTATtggtttggccttgtttagttggcaaaatttataaacattgtccaatcacggagtaactaggctcaaaagattcatctcacaaattacaggtaaactgtgcagttaatttttattttcgtctatatttaatgctccatgcatacgaccaaagattcgataagacagagaatcttgaaaatttttgcgaactaaacaagccttaCAGTAGGAAAATTATACCCCACCTGAGTACCTGACCATATTAATGcagaaaagaagaaaacaagaaaacTTTGTCCAAGGTTAGGAGTAGTACTACGACACAAGAGACACAGAAGTGGTTGGCCCCACTCCACCTCCAGAGAGAAGAAGGCAAAGgaaaactaaataaataaataaataaataaaaattaaaaaaaggtTGAGCATATACTAGCTAGCAGATGGCAAGAGATGATAGGTCGGCGGACATCCCATATAATTAACCCCTAATTTCCTCCCCCTTCCAAATTTACTTATCAACCTCCCTTTTCAAACaatacatgtatatatatatatatctccctCTCGCTCTCGACTCTGCTtcccccctccccctcctccaccCGCACAGCCTGCATACGGACgccgccagcagcagcagcagcagcagcagcagcagcagcgatcaAGCGTGCGCGCGCACGATGGCCAtggaacttcctctcttcctcgGCGACGGCCCCGACGGCGCCCTCTTCTCCTCCCTCTGGTCCTCCTTCCCCGACGATCTGCAGCAGCCCCCGCAAGAGGtactctttctttcttttttcactttcttttcctgccgccgccgccgccgccgcatttCCCTGTTCTTCTTCATGGCCGGTGGCCGGCGGCCGCCACGGGATGGGTCGACGTCGGTGCGGCCATGCCGCCGCAGGGGATCTCACCTCCTTGCACTTGCACCGCCCCCGCATCACATTTACTAGTAGATGGTACCGTGGTCAAGGGGGTTAGGCAGGCAGGCGGCGAATTAGGAGGGCAGAGTGCTCCGGCTCCATCCACGCACACACCTTGACGCTTGTTTACCGTGGTGGAATTCTTCTCCTCTCCCTCcctaatctctctctctctgtcatGGTCCAGCATGTTCGGCTCGCCTCGTGGAAAAAAAATCACACTTTGTTCGCAGACTTCTCTTCCCGTCTGCTTCGGGTTGGTTGGTTTGGTTCACACttgttttttcctctcttttttccccatcaactgaaagaaaaaaaaaaagcgaAAGAAAAGGCTGGGCACTGTGGAGAGATGCTGTTCAATGATGGTGTTGTTCTGCCTTGGGTCCCCTGCGTGTGACTCTGATTTCAGacgcttttctttttctttttcctcctCCTTTTCGATTCAAGCATGCCTATCTAGTATGcctatttgttttttttatccaAGAAAAAAGTTTTGTGTTTTTGATTTCGGGGAAGAAGAGGTGAGTATGGGGGTGGATTTGTGCTCCCAAGTCTCCAACGGACTTGAGTAGTGTGGTGGTTGTATGGTGCAATCATTTGCAGGAATCCAAATCATTCGCTCTCCTAGATCGTGCTGCCATGTCTCTGTCCACCCATCACCTTGTGTTCCGCGACGTCTCCTCCCTCCCTCTATCATGCAATCTCCAAGCCATGGAGAAGATGGATTTCATACTTTCATTTCACAACTAAATTTGTTCCAATTTCGATTTTTCTATGCTGCAAATGCAAAGTGCTTGtgcaagaacaaaaaaaaaacgagAAAGAACTGACCTTGTTGAATGGTGGTGGAGCAGAGCGTGGCGGAGCTGAAGCAGACGCTGCTGGCGACGACGCTGGAGCTTGAGGCGGCGAGGGAGGAGCTGAAGCGCAAGGAGCAGAGCATCGCCAAGCTGGCCGACCTGGTCCGCGAGGTGGCCAAGGAGCGTGACGACGCGCGGGACCAGCTGCAGAGCCTCCGCCTTCTGGCCGCccaggcggcggcagcggcggcggccgcggcgccgGCACCCGCGCCGCCGCTCGTCACGTCCAGCGTCACTGACTCCGACTGCAGCCTCGTCTCGTCCCCCGTCGACCCCTTCTTTGATCCCGTCACCTCCGCCGACAGGCGCTGCAAGCTCAGCCCCGCCACGCCTCCCgcgccggcgacggcggcggcggcggccgcatcCAAGCAGCAGTGCCAGCCTGGGGGTGGAGTCGGGTCGGCGGCCGATGCCGTGCTCGACATGCTCGCCAGCAAGAGGCCCCTGCCACACAAGGGACGCCTTCTGGCCGCCGTCATGGAGGCGGGTCCCCTGCTGCAGAACCTGCTCGTCGCCGGGCAGCTCCCGCGGTGGCGCAACCCGCCCACAGTGCGCGCCCCGGACACACTCCCTCTCGGCGCCGCCCGCGCCGGGTACGTCGCGGCGCCcgtggccgccgccggcgctgaCGCCGTCACGCTGGCCTCCAGCGCCTGCATGAAGCGGCCGATGTCCATGCTCCCGCTGACGCCCATGCTGCCCGCCGCTAGCTGCTCGCCGGGGTTCATCGCCAAGCGACAGAGGCTGCAGCACTGACAGCAGCATCTGGTCGACGGCCGACGGGTGGGTCCACACGCCAGTGACGGCGGGATCCACCGTCTTCTATTGATGATGATGAGTGAAAATGTTTCCACAAAGCCATGGTGGTTCAGTTGCTAACTGCATAGTAGTGTTATTGAGTCATAGAAGTAACTAAGTATAGTCAGATGCTGAATTATGATAATGTGATCCATGTGAATAGCAGGGTTTTATCACACTTGCTCGGTTTTTGTTTTTTCCTGTTCTTTTCCATTTTTCATTTTTGGGCATGTCAGTGTCGTCTTAAGGCTGTTCATAGCTTGACATGGGAGCATGATTAGAGCCAACATTTCTTGCTTTGAGGTGAGGGTATTGGTTCAACTTGTTTCATGCCCATAGCCGATGGCTTGGCTTGGAGTCAGCAAATTTATCTATCATATATCTATATATCCTTCAGTGGAGAGCTTGTTCTTGAAATGTCCTTGCAAAGCAGTATATGCTATTACATTGCCTCTTGGTGTCAAATAAAGATGGGGACGATGCTCCAAATGGATACCCACGgttcttctctagtgtaactaaatgaactaagactaagttacactagagaagaacTGCAAGTATCTATTTGGAGGGTCATCCCTTTATTGTCAAAGTTTCGAGATTTATATATGAAATACACTTGTCCAATGTTTCAAACCAATGGAACTGCACAAGACAGTGGATAGATAAAGCATATAATCTAGATGAAAACCCGACAGTAGCAGAGCTCTCTAACAGCAAAGTGTAGGTGTCAACCTTTGCCTTGTTCATCAGCATTTGTTTAGCAAATACTCCAGTATGTATACATATACACTAGAGAAATGCCATGGCAGGCAGGTGCCAAAGTTTGGTTGAAGTGTTCCATTGACAAAGAAAGAATATTCTAGTAAGCAGAAGAGACAAGTGTTTATCCTTTGCTAAAGCTTGTCCTCGAGACACGAAGCTTGTTCTCGCCTCTTTAAATTATCTATGTATAAATTGGGCAGAACATGGGTGACGAACCGCGGCGCCGGATTTAGGACGCGTTGAGCGGCTAAATGCATTGCATATCCCAACACACCTTTTCAACACCAAGAACTCCCTCCAAGGAACCCAcaatccttgaccatttcaatTCTTTTTTAGAGAGCCTCCCCCTAACTGCTGTCTTATATTACTTAATTAATCTCGGTAGATTAGCCTGCTAAAGCTAGGTCTCACATGAGCAGATGGAAGAAACGGTTCTTGTTTCCTACTCATCATATGCAAACAAATCCAAATGCTAGTAAACAAAACTTCAGCAAGTACGTTTTGAGATTTCCAAGCCAAAACTGACAGCATGTTGTGGAACAGAATACTGATACCCTCAGACAGAGCACGTACAACTATACAAATACTACGAGGAAGGAATGGAGATACGGTAGCTCAATTCACAAGGTACCTGGAGTTGCACAGCAATTTTCGTCTTCCCTGAAACAAATAAGCACCTTCCATTTCATTACAGAGGCAAACTTAACTCTTTGTTTGAGCACATAGATCATGAGCTTTTTATCATAAAAAAAAAGCTGTATGAACATAAAGGGAATCTACTTACAAGTTATCATGTCGCCACTAAAACTAAATGATGCTTTCTGCATTAACCTTTTACGGAGTCTCCAAAGTAATGATCTGCATGCCTGCACCtgcagcaactgaagaacaatcATGCCAAGCCAACATCAGGAAGAGCATGCTGCTCCTGCTAGTACGGGCTGATGAGTGGGAGTGCAAATAAGCCTTTCTTGCAGTGATTACATGGTTTTCATCATCTCCAGCGCCATTTGCATGAGTGATGCAAACAATATAGCATTAGCATGCTTGTTGGTAGTGCTTGAGGAGGCCAAGTAGGCTATAAGCAAATACTAGTATACAGCTAGATTAGTGAAGCTGAAGCACTCCCTGGATATGAGTAATCCTATCTGTTCCGTGGAGTTGGCAAACGGCTAACCAGCCAAGCTTTGGGAGTTTTGAGATAATTTGCCACCAAAcaagagagctttgatcaaaatCAGCTCAGAATAGGCTGGTTTTCAGCTTTTCAGGCCAACGGCCACTTGATTCTTTGTCTGAATAAACACGGTGATATTTGTCAAAAGAATAAGAGGAATGATCAACAAGTGCAAGTGTATATTTACACCAACGTAAGTATATAAAACACTCGAGAAACCACTGGTAACTGATTTCACAGGATAAATAGTGCATCCTAAGTACAAATGCTGGCTGCATTCCATAGAAGATGCTCTAACTGGCTGCATCCTAAAAGTCTGAAtatgatttttttcttttttttttgaaatctaTGATGATTATTTTTGGAGAAGGAATATTCTTTGTAAGCAGAGGGCTTGCTGCCTCCTTTGTGGTAAAGTAAAGGATGCAGCGGTACAAGCCTAACAGATCCTGTTTCAACTGTGGTCAGATATGATGATACTAATGAAATTGTGTTTGTATATATACAGCGTCGACGCCCAGACAGTGTACCCACTGATGCAGAATGAGGGAATACTGCTGATCTGTTCGAGTCAGCAGTCCAGTatgcacacatgctgcttcgaCAAGGCACAGAACACTAGCTCATCTGCATATGGAATGCCTCAGTGTAGTATTTTGTT
It encodes:
- the LOC8068694 gene encoding uncharacterized protein LOC8068694, which translates into the protein MYIYIYLPLALDSASPLPLLHPHSLHTDAASSSSSSSSSSSDQACARTMAMELPLFLGDGPDGALFSSLWSSFPDDLQQPPQESVAELKQTLLATTLELEAAREELKRKEQSIAKLADLVREVAKERDDARDQLQSLRLLAAQAAAAAAAAAPAPAPPLVTSSVTDSDCSLVSSPVDPFFDPVTSADRRCKLSPATPPAPATAAAAAASKQQCQPGGGVGSAADAVLDMLASKRPLPHKGRLLAAVMEAGPLLQNLLVAGQLPRWRNPPTVRAPDTLPLGAARAGYVAAPVAAAGADAVTLASSACMKRPMSMLPLTPMLPAASCSPGFIAKRQRLQH